gatatacatacatatacatacaggtATATCCCGTAATATTTTGATATCTTCGAGCCCTAAGCGACGACGgtcgtacgatcgatcgaaatgaGGAAACGCATCAGATCCACGAATAATATTCGCTCTAAATACGgaattgtatattaattatggatacgaatattttaacggatattgataataatattataatactttgtAATAATAAGTTACAAGTTGGATTTTTCGTATCTATAATTGATTTACATcctgtattatattttatatagcgAGTATAGCTTTTGCCTTTCTCAGTTTTtcgtttcctcttctcttatcCCGTACGTTCCGTTAAGAGAGAAACGCTCGAAGCGAGCGTGTATCAAGCAAAATTCACGATCGAATTTTATTCGACGGGGATTATctacattattgttattaacagcAGAATATCAGGTATAATGTAacaatagatttttttcttttttttttttctcttttcctttatcaaCTCTCttctccaattttttttttttttcctgtatttttgttaataagtGTATAAGGTACACCGATCACAATTTACCGCTCGAAAAATGTCCCCCTACCCCTCCCGAGAAATCACGTCCGGCTTCGATACAAAAGTTTCtcgttaaaaatatctttctctctttctttatatatctttcatcCCTTTCGTATTGATTGGTACTACTATAATAGCTATTAGTCGAAAATTATGATCATTTTGTTCGAGCGAATCAAACAACCGAGACAGCTTGCACGTGTTCACCTTTCGTACTAATTAATCGTTTCGCTTTTCGAACGAAATTACTTTTCTTAATCGAATCGTgaacagaaagaaataaaatgaaacattatcttttataattttaatagcgaaataaatataatttcttttttattttttttttattttttatttatttttttttttctcttattttttaatttactttccGTAAATTTCGCTCGTAATATTTCACGcgttttttgtccttttttttttcgtttttttctttttgttttttttttttttttttttgaaaaaatctgTTCATCTTTTTCAGTTACTcttctattttcattaatgttaatgtgcagctgaaaatgataagaaaaatgaataaatcatatataattagCGTCAATGCGCGATTAGAAAATTACTCGCTCGGCAGCAAAaatgtattcatatataaaaattacctTAGCGTTAAAAACTATCTCTCACTATAATGAACTTGGGCGGGGGCAGGGGCGAGggtgggggaggaggaggggtgCGCGCGCGAATATTCGTTTTAAAAATTACCGGCGGTACTTTCGAAAATACAAAACGGTCAACAACGTTTCTGAGAAAGATAACAGCTTActatatctctttatctccttcttattcctttcttcttcttcttcttcttggatttttttcttctttttctaccttcattttttttcttttcttcgttactTTATTCGGCAAGGAAATgcgattttccttttcattcttctttctctctttttcttacacacacacacacacacacacacacacacacacacacacactctctctctctctttctctcacctctctctctctctctctctcctgctcTCTCGGGAACAGTCAATCGAAGAAAGTTATTTCACAACCCATGGCCGATGTCAATTAACGTCACGATTAAGGAtcgttcattctctctctctctttctccctgtcACATACATACtgacacacgcacacacgcacgcacacattcACCCACTTCTTacaagacatatatatatatatatatatatatatatatatatatatacctttcaTGCGATCTTTTCGTTTCGAACTCTTCATTTCCAATCgggaaattttctttatatcgcTCGTCCCTTCTTCGTGCCATTCGTAGTATACATATGATATAGGTGTGAACGTGTACAATAATGTATGTACGTCTGTCTTTAGATTAATGTTTGCATGAAGTTTTTCTATATGgatatacatatctttaagtgtgtacgtatacgtatgtatatcagTGTGTATATCCGCGACAAATGGATATATCGACGAGGATACGTCGTTTTTTTCCCTGACGTTGTTcttcgcttttttcttttttttcttttttttttttcttttaattgaaCTTTTCTATAcggaacgatcgatcgaagcgcgttcatcatcatcatcgtcgtcgtagtcgtcgtcgtcgttgtcgttgtcgtcgtcgtcgtcgtcgtcgtcatcgtcgtcatcccCAAACGATCTCCCTTCGAACGAATCGCTTCTCCTCGGAGGCCGAATTCGTTCGTACGTACGATCTGCAAAGATCATTCTCCTTGCTGATTTTTTATTCGGGCTTCAAACGATGCCACTGTATTACTGTTTGTTTCGGTTTGGTTATCATGTCCTGCCAGTGTTTCGTCTCGCTCGCTCCGCTTCCGTTCTTAcctaaaaatcatttttattgtttaattttcgttctcgttttttctttttctttttacttttgttttcttccaaATACTGTACATATCCGTGGATTTTATAACGCATTATCCAAAaagcaattttattatttaatcgattatgTTGAACGATATGATATATAGGTAAAGTACGTCTATATCACGTTTTTACGAAATCTTACAAAGATATTAactcattgatattaattcattcattgatcatttttcattagaaTAAATCTACTTGTGAAACTTGTTAAACTTACCTGCGAGCTGTATACGGCCAATAAGCTCATTACGTCCTATATTATCAAAGTCCATGACCATAACGTCAAGCGAACACTCTCTGATCTTTTCCCACGGTACGTTGAACGCGAACGTTTCATTGAATACAGGATTGAGAGTGCACTTGAATATTGGTGTCTTACGTTTTTCGATCCTCTTGTCGCCGAATTGTAGCCAAACTTTTACATAAGGATCTAAAACAatgagatatttattttagtaaCCGATTGAGAGGAgtaggaggggggaggggagaatcgttaaaaagaaaaggaaaaaaaaaattgtatttaccTGATTTCCCGTTAATGTCTTTGGCCTTGAGATTTCTCGCTTTTAAGAGCGACAACGTAAGCACCGAATTACTTGGATGATAGCACAACGAACACAAAAGTTCTCCGCATTTGTCCTTAGCCGGTGGTTTAAGAGCCTTCCAAAATGATGGCTTCTCCGATAGATCGACCTAAAACACGTCAGCAATATCTTTAATCGAATCGATACATCTCTTTCTTATAAATCGTTTATGCGAATACGAGAAAGACGAAATGTGTGTTGTGAGTGTATGCGTGTATCTAGCTAGGAGAAATTACGAGGATCGTCGTTTATTTACATTGGTCATACGTATATGCGTGTACGACGTTCGTTTCTATTGACGCTATTCAATCcatgaaagaggagagaataCACAGTCGAGATTTGCTCTTGGGAAATGAATGTATACGTAGTACAAATTATCACTGGTACAGTGTCAACATACATTTGAAAATAGCATGATCTAGAATTAATCCACCAAGGTACCCATTGTCATCAACCTTGAATAAGACAAAGGACATATCtgagtaagtacttactttttCTCACGTTAAAAAGTATATCTTCGTTATGCatacgaaattattatacgaatttatatgttttatgaaaagaaaggaaaaagaaaaaaagagtaaagtgAAAGGTCcttataaaaaggaagaattaaatttaaaagaatgtTTCATTGGGAGAATATCGTACTGTGAACTATCTAACTCCATAGTAGCGTTCACGCTTTTTATTGTCTTTCGTTGCGATTCATGAAGCTTACAGTTCGCACGAGAAATGGAGGAACATTTTTAATGGTTGCTTACTTTgctgagatagatagatagatagatagatagatagagagagagagagagagagagagagagagagagagagacgggagACAAGAGACGAGAGAGCGAGCGTATAAATCGTGTCGGAAAGTGTTTTATCGTTGTagatagaaaaacgaaaaatggaTAGATGATGTTGCGTGAACATTGTGATACTTTATAGTTGATAATAAATAGACttcattgtatttttatgcttcttttctttttttctatcttctgtTTAGACTCTTTGATGATAATGTCATACAGCATCACggtaaataacaatgaaacaaaatcttttttcttttaataaaatgttgtttaataaaattgtatattatcgTGGCTAAAAAAAAGTACTGTAAAACACAGAGATGGTAATATatagctataaaaaaaaaaaaaaaagtatcaagtattaaaacgaatacatctacatatatctacatagATATGTGCAACCTTTGAAATTACCTGACAAAGTGGTAGAAAAATTTCTCCTATGGAGTCGTCCCTTGAGAATCGATCGTAATCGAAGACGTGAAGATGTAGCACTCTGCTTTGCAACTTCTGAATAGGAAAACCTGTAAAGAAAGAATACTCTCATAGTTTATATACTTTTCAGAGTATCAAACTGTTTCGCATAAGTCTGTGcgtttctcttcatttttttaataaaggaTTTAGTATCACAAtaaacttcttttttatttttcattttttcttctttttttctttttttctttttttttttttttttttttttttgttaatgacCATTGAACgcattaaatattgtttttttaagaGCGATAAAACAACGGAAGCACACAGTTCTAACAGATGGTCAAACAATTTCGTATCATAACTGGGAAAAACTCGGTCCCGTTCACATTGAACCAGTATGTCGTATTTTCTCCGCGAATCGAATTTTCAGAGGCGTTTTCGAGCCGTTCATCCGTTATCGGTGCtcgtcgaaataaaaaatcacgatttcatttttttcctgacCGACGAAGCGAGAGACTGAACTCTTCGTCGAGCATCGGCTTATATTCctatttacaatttaatacTTGTACGAGATACGAATTTTGTAAATCATTCACGTGTcgaattttattaacgattgGACCCgcttaatgaaaaaagaaaagatgaaaatcggaaataaatttttttctttcctttttcctttttcttttctctctctctctctctctctctctctctctctctctgtttttcttttttttttcctttttctatcacACTCGACACAATTCGAAATTGTTATTTGCATTAgttagtaaagaaaaagaaatacaaagcGAAATAAGATTATATCGAACAAGTGCAGGTTAAAATCTCACCTTCGAAATAAAGCGTCTCATTCCATTTTGGATTCAGTGTGCGTCTTTTGATGTTTGTCTGGAGACGATGCTTTTTGTCAGGAAGTAGTGTCACGCGTACATACGGATCAGACGTTCCAGACAAATCCTTTGCGGGTAGATCCTTACCCTGAGAAAAAAGGTCGAACGAAGACGTCAAAAATTCATTTGTGAAAACGTTGTATTTGCAATTTCACGtatgcatctctctctccctccctctctctctctctctttccctctttatcttattttctagaataaatcataaatagaagaagaagaagaaaaacaattaatagaatatttttatgcaATAATTATTACACATTATTTTCCGTAGTCGATCTTCAATAAAATAAGCGTAATATTTTAAGGTCTTTGATGttcagaaataaaattaataaaggcACCCCTATTCTATAAATTCAACGCACGTGTACAAAGGTTGTCGTTTTTTATTAAACCTGTTCTCCTTCTTCAaattgtactatatatatatattgtagattatagataaaaaaaattttattttcacgtaAACTCATGAGAATaagctattttcttttttgttttcttacaCGATAACAAcaagttgttttttttcctttaaggAATAAATCTTCcttcgacgataataatgaatataatgcGAGATTTACGAGTAAACtcttttaaatgatttattctctcggcataattatattaagaaagagaaaatgataaagtaTAAATGTTCTTTTGCAAAACCCGTGATACTTTTTCATTAGGTTCGAGCTGTTTTCGAGAAAACTTTCTAATGGTATTACGATGACTAAAATGCATCGCTAGGATAGGAAGTGTTTACTCGAACGACAAGTGCTTTCCGATTGTTAGAAaagcttttatctttaaaatatacgtatgtatatatacacacacacacacacacatatatatatatatatatatatatatatatatgtgtgtatgcaaaTACCTATataagcaatatatatatatatatgttatatgaaGCTAGATGTGCAATTCTATCATAAACATATTTCGAATGGATACACGCGAGATAATCGATATTAGtcatttaatattcattcattttaattatgtaaagTAAGTTTTACGAGATGGTTAACAATTCCATAAATTAGTCGAACATGAATATCGAAATGTCCAAATATCTGACCGATAATGATCTTGTTTCCTATTATAACGTTGCAACGCAATAACATCtacttttgttttaataaagtACAACGTGGTACAGCGTAACCTGAGTTTAGAGAGTTCGTATGGCGTAATCAGATTAGCTTTTATTCCAAAAACTAGAATGAACATCACATCGAAACAATCCTGTTTTATTCTCCAAAAATGATTCATACGAAACGGTCggcaatttatttttttctaaatcgaaCATATTCAATGTACGATATATCAGTCGTTTATTAGATCgcatttaaatagaaatattttttttatccacaTTAAACGTAGATccttttttaacgatatataattattacacgtttacgatataaaaattaaaaaaaaatcacagtTCTTCCTTCAGATTTCTTTTATGTGTGTAAATTAGATCTTGAAATTCTTATCGAACATCGTTACAAGCTTGCGAACATGAAATACCGCCTTGATTTCTACAGCGACACGAAACGAAAATGTTTCTGACAGATCTTGCTGACTCTCTCGACATGAAACGATTCagcaagagaaataaaaagagagagagagagagagagagagagagagaaacagttcAAACTTATCTCATTTTGGTTTCTGCTGATCATGATATCCAAGGAGTTTGCAAGAGTTCAATGTCGATAATGGCAATAAATTCTAAAATCAACTGGAAGAggatgagggagagagagagagagagaaagagagaggaagatttacatgaattaatatgtattttgatatgaaaatgaaagagaaagaaagagaatgattaAGTTGCGATATCGATTAGACCTAATAAGAATTTCGAATGGTCGATGTTAAATTCTTGAAAACGAGAAActaaatagaaagataaaatattattgtaaaattacgataatcatTTCAATTATTCACATTATACAGAATTAGTCTTTAAACACGGATGACAGATATgtcgatcgatttaatcggaaatttttatcgaaacgcGAACAATACGttgatttgaaaatttctaaattttccATGACAAACGAAtccttaaatattatttcattaagtttatattatatttattcgatttacatttagttgatatttattttataaaatcatgaatAGTCGTATTACTAATCTTTTCTATATGGTTTAGATAACAAACtggacattttcttttttgtcaagtcataatatatatgatgacCTTGTTTGACGATTTtattgcaaaaagaaaaaaagaaatattgaacAGCCGCATATCGCAATAATGAACGGAGTAAATGGAAtttatcgtgtatatatatatatatatatgtgtgtgtatgtgtgtgtgtgtgtacaatGCATGCAGATCTATCTATACTCAAAGAAAttgcaaaataatatttatctgatTGTTTATTGGCGTCATTCAAACGAGACTCGTTATGTAGATGTCCGATATGACGTAAGTCATAAACGAATCGATACCGACTTGTCCATGTGTTACTTTCTCTccctgtccctctctctctctctctctctctctctctctctctctctctctttccctctcacttatacgcacacatacatacacgcgcgcgtgtacgcacgtatatatttattacaaaatttaaatgataaaaacgttacattaggtttttattatattacttacatatacattttctaaGAAATATCATTGAACTTTTAACTTTTAGTTtggaatttgaaatttattattcaataggaaatttattttgcatttatttacattaaataacaaaaagtgAACAGTTTAGAATAGCGTATAAATGCTATTGTTTTTTCCTAATTGTTCTATTATTTGAAATCATACTATTACACTTtgtattaatcgatataaattgtttaaaaaaagaaaaaaaataaaaaacttttataaGAATTGATTATTAAACTGACATTATCATGATGACTTACGTTAACGTTTTagaataatcaatatttataaccAACCTGTATGATGTTTAGAATGAGCGTGGTCTTCTGGAAGTTGTATTCGAGGCTAAAATGAATTTGGCCGACGCTTTCGCTGGGTTCCGAATTATCAATGTACATATCGACCAAGGAGATGGATCTGCTTTGCAGAAAGGCTTTCTGTAacaatgaaaagaaacgaatttcGATTCGTAAATAAAACGTATTTAGGGAGAAAATATGATACGttggtataataaaaaacttatataatttttattaaacttttgTTAAGAGTTTAAATATTCTTCGAAGAAAGCAATAAAAGTAGGCTAATTCTGGCACGATAATCTCTGGGAGAATATCGGCGTCATTGTTCGTCGTCTATTTAAAATGCGGTCAATCGATTGTGCAACGATTTAAATTCGAGGATATAGTCCGAAGAGACGAAAACtgacatagaaaataaaggaaaaaaatgaaagaaaaaaaaaaaaaggatttcatCCGtagtttttaaattcattagtTACACATCATTTCAAAGAAGAACTTTTTTCTGCGTTCGTGTTTTTACGTAAAAGGAGAACAAAGAATTGTTCCGTGCGTGACATAGCAatacatgttatattcatatcATTGAGGTAAGGTTTAAGGTAAAGCGCGTATACCGTCACATCCAAAGCTGATCCTGGTGATACGATATATTTGTCTTTTAAATATGGATAAAAGGAGTGACCAGGGAGAccatgaaaaatttaataggaTTCTCTCCAAGGAGAGAGTGCGAtactatcgatataatattacacTCGATATTTCATAGTCACGTATCTCGTAAATATAAATCGTAagtatatgatttattttcaagaaggcgattttcttcgaaaataagtcttattttttataactgCGATTATCTATACATTACTAcgtctttttaatatattatatatatatatatatatatatatatatatatatatatatcaagattaatattaaggaGTTTTGAATTATTACTTTACGCGGTTGTAATATTCAGgaagtatttacatataaataagtacGCTGATTAAAGCATTCGGAAAATATGTGACTGTTCAAATACCAAGTTATTCATTCTATTTAATTCATTGGAACGACAGAACAGAAAATTTGACATTTGGAAGTTATTTGACAAATGGATGAAGTGTGTCCTAACAATAATTAAAGGCTGTCGTTAGGAATATAATAGTCTTCAGGACATGGCTTGGTCAAAGGTTGAAAACGAGTTGAGTGTAATGACAGGGTGAATCTAGGTAATAGACACATTTTGTTACTGTATCAAAGTCGTGATAATAAGAGAACCGAATCGGAACGGACAGATCGTTAACTACAAAACTGACAAGCCAAGACTGATCGAAAGAAgagatcttttctctctctctctctctctctctcgaattatatatttttatcgattaacaTATAATGTTTTCCTTCAATTAAAAACGGTCAGGTCATAACAGTGACATAACGAAGAAAAtctaaaagattatttttatcacagaATTAATGCTCGTGGCCAGGTTCGATAGAActgataagaaaatagaatcgaTAACTCGGAGGTTATTCTCGTAAACCCAGCGAGCTTTTTAATACGGTATAATACCCAGAAACTATGCGAAAGGAATGCGTACTATCCATTATttacgaatttaattaaatatgctTGGGCCACGAGCAATGGCGAgtgaaatagataaatagagagggagaggagaaaaagagggagggagaaagacagaaacatTAAACATATGAATTATATCAGTGATTAACATAATCTGATAGGTTGGGTCTCTTGAAGCAATAAACAAAATACTATGGAAAttcgtatatgtattattcatttttttgttttactattatttatcaatatccattctatattattacagGAAAAATATAGGAATTTGTTGTGGAAAGGTTGAAAACTATTGAATttgaaaagattaaataattacaaacttCTTTGAGATTATTGCGCAAAGAATGTAAGGTCGAAAGAATAGAATTTGCGGGTTTGCCAGGATAGAAACGGGTCGCGTTTTTTCTCGAGGTCTTTACGGTCAACCAGTATCAtagaagtaaaagtaaaaagtacaataaaaatattttaccgaGGGGTGATCTCCTTTAACATTTTGGAGCTGCTTGTTTTGCGGTCCAGCCGTTGGAGTGCGTGGTTCGGCACTTGCACCGACATTGCTTGCACTACCTGGAGCAATTACGGCAGCACTTGCACCTGCACTACTAGCTGGACCGGCACTGCTGCCAGCCGGCGATTTGCTCGCCGGACTACCGGTTGTTctgcaacaataataaagaaatatcgagATACGGATtaatcgttttctctctctctctctctctgggattaaaaacaaaaggaacgaatgaatgaaagaaaagaaaaaaaaaagaaaaaagaaagaagggtgAACTCTCGATCGGTTCGCGTAATTGGCTTCATCCATCTACCTACGTATACTATATACAAGTATACTATGTACAATATAACACGCGTACGTGTTTCCTTCCTGACTCTGTCTCTACATGGCTATCGACATATGCCACGTTGTTCTTGCAAAATTTGGCATACGatgaaaagggaagagaactTCGACGTAAACAACGAGAGTTTCCCTTTTCGATAATGAAACGAggattcgttcgatcgttccaG
This Vespa crabro chromosome 7, iyVesCrab1.2, whole genome shotgun sequence DNA region includes the following protein-coding sequences:
- the LOC124425431 gene encoding synaptotagmin-7 isoform X6 yields the protein MEIAASAMLDGLKNNRISKLALSRFLSQSLAQLETTGSPASKSPAGSSAGPASSAGASAAVIAPGSASNVGASAEPRTPTAGPQNKQLQNVKGDHPSKAFLQSRSISLVDMYIDNSEPSESVGQIHFSLEYNFQKTTLILNIIQGKDLPAKDLSGTSDPYVRVTLLPDKKHRLQTNIKRRTLNPKWNETLYFEGFPIQKLQSRVLHLHVFDYDRFSRDDSIGEIFLPLCQVDLSEKPSFWKALKPPAKDKCGELLCSLCYHPSNSVLTLSLLKARNLKAKDINGKSDPYVKVWLQFGDKRIEKRKTPIFKCTLNPVFNETFAFNVPWEKIRECSLDVMVMDFDNIGRNELIGRIQLAGKNGSGASETKHWQDMITKPKQTVIQWHRLKPE
- the LOC124425431 gene encoding synaptotagmin-7 isoform X7, with translation MEIAASAMLDGLKNNRISKLALSRFLSQSLTTGSPASKSPAGSSAGPASSAGASAAVIAPGSASNVGASAEPRTPTAGPQNKQLQNVKGDHPSKAFLQSRSISLVDMYIDNSEPSESVGQIHFSLEYNFQKTTLILNIIQGKDLPAKDLSGTSDPYVRVTLLPDKKHRLQTNIKRRTLNPKWNETLYFEGFPIQKLQSRVLHLHVFDYDRFSRDDSIGEIFLPLCQVDLSEKPSFWKALKPPAKDKCGELLCSLCYHPSNSVLTLSLLKARNLKAKDINGKSDPYVKVWLQFGDKRIEKRKTPIFKCTLNPVFNETFAFNVPWEKIRECSLDVMVMDFDNIGRNELIGRIQLAGKNGSGASETKHWQDMITKPKQTVIQWHRLKPE
- the LOC124425431 gene encoding synaptotagmin-7 isoform X8; the encoded protein is MWAAVTRSLEILVAFFEYYTTRAQLETTGSPASKSPAGSSAGPASSAGASAAVIAPGSASNVGASAEPRTPTAGPQNKQLQNVKGDHPSKAFLQSRSISLVDMYIDNSEPSESVGQIHFSLEYNFQKTTLILNIIQGKDLPAKDLSGTSDPYVRVTLLPDKKHRLQTNIKRRTLNPKWNETLYFEGFPIQKLQSRVLHLHVFDYDRFSRDDSIGEIFLPLCQVDLSEKPSFWKALKPPAKDKCGELLCSLCYHPSNSVLTLSLLKARNLKAKDINGKSDPYVKVWLQFGDKRIEKRKTPIFKCTLNPVFNETFAFNVPWEKIRECSLDVMVMDFDNIGRNELIGRIQLAGKNGSGASETKHWQDMITKPKQTVIQWHRLKPE
- the LOC124425431 gene encoding synaptotagmin-7 isoform X3, which codes for MVHMGIAGQYFAELEPNFDGPPKAIDPAVRARKLVGMERRDMILTAVFGTVGALAVIVALGLAVWFYLRARKSKQRDDDLEDPNEHSDGGTGHPTQSTKKNGFLNLKTCLISTKTLGAQLETTGSPASKSPAGSSAGPASSAGASAAVIAPGSASNVGASAEPRTPTAGPQNKQLQNVKGDHPSKAFLQSRSISLVDMYIDNSEPSESVGQIHFSLEYNFQKTTLILNIIQGKDLPAKDLSGTSDPYVRVTLLPDKKHRLQTNIKRRTLNPKWNETLYFEGFPIQKLQSRVLHLHVFDYDRFSRDDSIGEIFLPLCQVDLSEKPSFWKALKPPAKDKCGELLCSLCYHPSNSVLTLSLLKARNLKAKDINGKSDPYVKVWLQFGDKRIEKRKTPIFKCTLNPVFNETFAFNVPWEKIRECSLDVMVMDFDNIGRNELIGRIQLAGKNGSGASETKHWQDMITKPKQTVIQWHRLKPE
- the LOC124425431 gene encoding synaptotagmin-7 isoform X9, with the translated sequence MWAAVTRSLEILVAFFEYYTTRTTGSPASKSPAGSSAGPASSAGASAAVIAPGSASNVGASAEPRTPTAGPQNKQLQNVKGDHPSKAFLQSRSISLVDMYIDNSEPSESVGQIHFSLEYNFQKTTLILNIIQGKDLPAKDLSGTSDPYVRVTLLPDKKHRLQTNIKRRTLNPKWNETLYFEGFPIQKLQSRVLHLHVFDYDRFSRDDSIGEIFLPLCQVDLSEKPSFWKALKPPAKDKCGELLCSLCYHPSNSVLTLSLLKARNLKAKDINGKSDPYVKVWLQFGDKRIEKRKTPIFKCTLNPVFNETFAFNVPWEKIRECSLDVMVMDFDNIGRNELIGRIQLAGKNGSGASETKHWQDMITKPKQTVIQWHRLKPE
- the LOC124425431 gene encoding synaptotagmin-7 isoform X4 encodes the protein MNVVSLTQMFNVFNQLFPQVGMERRDMILTAVFGTVGALAVIVALGLAVWFYLRARKSKQRDDDLEDPNEHSDGGTGHPTQSTKKNGFLNLKTCLISTKTLGAQLETTGSPASKSPAGSSAGPASSAGASAAVIAPGSASNVGASAEPRTPTAGPQNKQLQNVKGDHPSKAFLQSRSISLVDMYIDNSEPSESVGQIHFSLEYNFQKTTLILNIIQGKDLPAKDLSGTSDPYVRVTLLPDKKHRLQTNIKRRTLNPKWNETLYFEGFPIQKLQSRVLHLHVFDYDRFSRDDSIGEIFLPLCQVDLSEKPSFWKALKPPAKDKCGELLCSLCYHPSNSVLTLSLLKARNLKAKDINGKSDPYVKVWLQFGDKRIEKRKTPIFKCTLNPVFNETFAFNVPWEKIRECSLDVMVMDFDNIGRNELIGRIQLAGKNGSGASETKHWQDMITKPKQTVIQWHRLKPE
- the LOC124425431 gene encoding synaptotagmin-7 isoform X2, yielding MSSINYFHSTRRCNNVFLYSTFLEYFYERMSQMLPCMCLVGMERRDMILTAVFGTVGALAVIVALGLAVWFYLRARKSKQRDDDLEDPNEHSDGGTGHPTQSTKKNGFLNLKTCLISTKTLGTTGSPASKSPAGSSAGPASSAGASAAVIAPGSASNVGASAEPRTPTAGPQNKQLQNVKGDHPSKAFLQSRSISLVDMYIDNSEPSESVGQIHFSLEYNFQKTTLILNIIQGKDLPAKDLSGTSDPYVRVTLLPDKKHRLQTNIKRRTLNPKWNETLYFEGFPIQKLQSRVLHLHVFDYDRFSRDDSIGEIFLPLCQVDLSEKPSFWKALKPPAKDKCGELLCSLCYHPSNSVLTLSLLKARNLKAKDINGKSDPYVKVWLQFGDKRIEKRKTPIFKCTLNPVFNETFAFNVPWEKIRECSLDVMVMDFDNIGRNELIGRIQLAGKNGSGASETKHWQDMITKPKQTVIQWHRLKPE
- the LOC124425431 gene encoding synaptotagmin-7 isoform X1, translated to MSSINYFHSTRRCNNVFLYSTFLEYFYERMSQMLPCMCLVGMERRDMILTAVFGTVGALAVIVALGLAVWFYLRARKSKQRDDDLEDPNEHSDGGTGHPTQSTKKNGFLNLKTCLISTKTLGAQLETTGSPASKSPAGSSAGPASSAGASAAVIAPGSASNVGASAEPRTPTAGPQNKQLQNVKGDHPSKAFLQSRSISLVDMYIDNSEPSESVGQIHFSLEYNFQKTTLILNIIQGKDLPAKDLSGTSDPYVRVTLLPDKKHRLQTNIKRRTLNPKWNETLYFEGFPIQKLQSRVLHLHVFDYDRFSRDDSIGEIFLPLCQVDLSEKPSFWKALKPPAKDKCGELLCSLCYHPSNSVLTLSLLKARNLKAKDINGKSDPYVKVWLQFGDKRIEKRKTPIFKCTLNPVFNETFAFNVPWEKIRECSLDVMVMDFDNIGRNELIGRIQLAGKNGSGASETKHWQDMITKPKQTVIQWHRLKPE
- the LOC124425431 gene encoding synaptotagmin-7 isoform X5 is translated as MERRDMILTAVFGTVGALAVIVALGLAVWFYLRARKSKQRDDDLEDPNEHSDGGTGHPTQSTKKNGFLNLKTCLISTKTLGAQLETTGSPASKSPAGSSAGPASSAGASAAVIAPGSASNVGASAEPRTPTAGPQNKQLQNVKGDHPSKAFLQSRSISLVDMYIDNSEPSESVGQIHFSLEYNFQKTTLILNIIQGKDLPAKDLSGTSDPYVRVTLLPDKKHRLQTNIKRRTLNPKWNETLYFEGFPIQKLQSRVLHLHVFDYDRFSRDDSIGEIFLPLCQVDLSEKPSFWKALKPPAKDKCGELLCSLCYHPSNSVLTLSLLKARNLKAKDINGKSDPYVKVWLQFGDKRIEKRKTPIFKCTLNPVFNETFAFNVPWEKIRECSLDVMVMDFDNIGRNELIGRIQLAGKNGSGASETKHWQDMITKPKQTVIQWHRLKPE